The following coding sequences are from one Novosphingobium sp. Gsoil 351 window:
- the murB gene encoding UDP-N-acetylmuramate dehydrogenase produces the protein MADTLPRVAGKLTPKAPLAPLVWFKSGGVAEWLFEPKDLADLQGFLRDLDPATPVMALGLGSNLIVRDGGVPGVVVRLGKAFAKVTARDATTLDCGGGASGILVSSTARDNGIAGVEFLRSIPGTVGGFVRMNGGAYGGEVKDILVDCDVVLRSGELVTLPAAELAYTYRHSELPDGAIVTAARFRGRPGEPAQIQAEMDRIGASREASQPLRSKTGGSTFKNPEGHKAWRLVDEAGCRGLTLGGAQVSEKHTNFLINTGTATSSDIEGLGDEVRRRVKDNSGVELQWEIQRVGVK, from the coding sequence ATGGCCGATACGCTTCCGCGGGTAGCGGGCAAGCTCACCCCCAAGGCCCCACTCGCCCCGCTGGTTTGGTTCAAGTCGGGTGGCGTCGCCGAATGGCTGTTCGAGCCCAAGGACCTGGCCGATCTGCAAGGCTTCCTGCGCGATCTCGACCCTGCAACCCCCGTCATGGCGCTCGGCCTCGGCTCCAACCTGATCGTCCGCGATGGCGGAGTTCCAGGGGTGGTTGTCCGGTTAGGCAAGGCGTTCGCCAAAGTCACCGCGCGCGACGCCACCACACTCGATTGCGGCGGCGGGGCTTCGGGCATCCTCGTGTCCTCCACCGCGCGCGACAACGGCATCGCCGGGGTGGAATTCCTGCGCTCGATCCCCGGCACCGTCGGCGGGTTCGTGCGGATGAACGGCGGGGCCTATGGCGGCGAGGTCAAGGACATCCTGGTCGACTGCGACGTCGTGCTGCGCTCGGGCGAGTTGGTGACGCTGCCGGCGGCAGAACTCGCCTATACCTACCGCCACTCCGAACTGCCCGATGGTGCGATCGTCACTGCCGCGCGCTTTCGCGGCCGGCCCGGCGAACCCGCGCAAATTCAGGCCGAGATGGACCGCATCGGCGCCAGCCGCGAGGCCAGCCAGCCGCTGCGCAGCAAGACTGGCGGCTCGACGTTCAAGAATCCGGAGGGCCACAAGGCTTGGCGCCTGGTCGACGAGGCCGGTTGCCGCGGGCTGACCCTTGGTGGGGCACAAGTCAGCGAGAAGCACACCAATTTCCTGATCAACACTGGTACCGCGACGAGTTCTGACATCGAGGGACTGGGCGACGAGGTGCGTCGGCGGGTGAAGGACAATTCGGGCGTGGAACTGCAGTGGGAAATTCAGCGGGTGGGTGTGAAATGA
- a CDS encoding D-alanine--D-alanine ligase, which yields MNLPKLHVAVLMGGWSSERPVSLMSGNGVADALESRGHRVTRIDMDRDVAARLAEAAPDVVFNALHGTPGEDGTVQGMMDLMGLRYTHSGLATSVIAIDKELTKHALVPHGIPMPGGRIVASEDLYERDPLARPYVLKPVNEGSSVGVAIVTAEGNYGNPIGRDVAGPWQKFEHLLAEPFIRGKELTTAVIADRALMVTELKPKTGFYDFDAKYTEGLTDHVCPAEIPDAITEACKDIALRAHRLLGCKGTSRSDFRWDDEQGIEGLFLLEVNTQPGMTPLSLVPEQARHCGMEYADLVEAIIADALGGAGEDRTGAEGG from the coding sequence ATGAACCTGCCCAAACTCCACGTCGCTGTCCTCATGGGCGGCTGGTCCAGCGAACGCCCGGTTTCGCTGATGTCCGGCAACGGCGTCGCCGATGCGCTCGAATCGCGCGGGCATCGGGTGACGCGGATCGATATGGACCGCGACGTCGCTGCGCGGCTGGCCGAGGCCGCGCCCGACGTGGTGTTCAACGCGCTCCACGGCACCCCCGGCGAGGACGGTACGGTGCAGGGGATGATGGACCTGATGGGGCTGAGATACACCCATTCGGGCCTTGCCACCTCGGTCATCGCGATCGACAAGGAGCTGACCAAGCACGCGCTGGTCCCGCATGGCATTCCAATGCCCGGCGGGCGGATCGTCGCCAGCGAAGACCTCTACGAACGCGATCCGCTGGCGCGGCCCTATGTGCTCAAGCCGGTCAACGAGGGCTCGTCTGTCGGGGTCGCGATCGTCACCGCCGAGGGCAACTACGGCAATCCGATCGGCCGCGACGTTGCCGGACCGTGGCAGAAATTCGAACACCTGCTGGCCGAACCGTTCATCCGCGGCAAGGAACTGACCACCGCGGTGATCGCCGATCGCGCTTTGATGGTGACCGAGCTCAAGCCCAAGACCGGGTTCTACGATTTCGACGCCAAATACACCGAGGGGCTGACCGACCACGTCTGCCCCGCCGAGATTCCCGATGCCATCACCGAGGCCTGTAAGGACATTGCCTTGCGCGCGCATCGCCTGCTTGGTTGCAAAGGGACCAGCCGCTCCGACTTTCGCTGGGACGACGAACAGGGGATCGAAGGGCTGTTCCTCCTCGAGGTCAACACCCAGCCGGGGATGACCCCGCTCAGCCTGGTGCCAGAACAGGCGCGGCATTGCGGGATGGAATACGCCGATCTGGTGGAAGCGATCATCGCCGACGCGCTGGGGGGCGCGGGCGAAGATCGAACGGGAGCTGAGGGGGGCTGA
- a CDS encoding cell division protein FtsQ/DivIB produces MAQTIRRGGKGVRRAAATRTTQAKVAKAKATTGTALDRALGALPVSETRLHQIFLAMILGSAVVLAWMVASFAGVPAMASAQLALFARDAGFEVRRVEVRGVKRMNELKVYEKALGERERAMPQVDVAALRAELLQLSWVEDARVSRQLPDTLVIDIVERRPRAVLKKPGRYVLIDASGHELEPVSPDRAKGMLTLNGPGAGKQIGQLDRLLEAAPALKPQVREAEWIGNRRWNLTFKTGQVLALPQGGEASASALVSFAKLDGVNRLLGGQVAYFDMRANDRIYLRVPGRAVEAAKSAAAAKTAAAKEQ; encoded by the coding sequence ATGGCGCAGACGATCAGGCGTGGCGGCAAGGGCGTGAGACGCGCTGCGGCTACGCGTACCACCCAGGCCAAGGTGGCCAAGGCCAAGGCGACGACGGGCACCGCGCTCGATCGGGCGCTGGGCGCGCTGCCGGTCAGCGAGACCCGGCTCCACCAGATCTTCCTCGCGATGATCCTCGGCAGCGCGGTGGTCCTGGCTTGGATGGTGGCGAGTTTCGCCGGGGTTCCGGCGATGGCCAGCGCCCAGCTCGCGCTCTTTGCCCGCGACGCCGGGTTCGAGGTGCGCCGGGTCGAAGTCCGCGGGGTGAAGCGGATGAACGAGCTCAAGGTCTACGAAAAGGCGCTGGGCGAGCGCGAGCGGGCGATGCCGCAGGTCGATGTCGCCGCGCTGCGCGCCGAGTTGCTCCAGTTGTCGTGGGTCGAGGACGCGCGGGTCTCGCGCCAGTTGCCCGATACGCTGGTGATCGACATCGTCGAGCGACGCCCTCGCGCGGTGCTGAAGAAACCGGGACGCTACGTTTTGATCGACGCCTCGGGGCACGAATTGGAACCAGTCAGCCCCGACCGCGCCAAGGGCATGCTGACGCTCAACGGCCCCGGGGCGGGCAAGCAGATCGGCCAACTCGATCGCCTGCTTGAGGCGGCGCCCGCGCTCAAGCCGCAAGTGCGCGAGGCCGAGTGGATCGGCAACCGCCGCTGGAACCTGACCTTCAAGACTGGACAGGTACTTGCTCTGCCGCAGGGCGGCGAGGCTTCGGCCTCGGCGCTGGTCAGCTTCGCCAAGCTCGATGGGGTCAACCGTCTGCTCGGCGGCCAGGTCGCCTATTTCGACATGCGCGCCAACGACCGCATCTATCTGCGCGTGCCGGGCCGCGCGGTCGAGGCGGCCAAGAGTGCGGCCGCGGCCAAGACTGCGGCGGCGAAGGAACAGTAA
- the ftsA gene encoding cell division protein FtsA: MATRAIPQRHGAPKIVKVFGAVNIGSFRVSAMIVGLSETGEMIVLGSGHRASQGVKRGYVTDMQAATHAVRDAIERAEKIAGVSLQSVWIGCSGAGLASTLARVEVDIGGRRIEADDIEHLLVAGREVIQPDGRMVLHAQPAHYTLDGAHGVSNPKGLHAERLAVDIHVMLADGAPVRNLTECVQNAHLEVEAVVGSPVAAGHACLTPEERELGVALVEFGGEVTNVSVYMGGMLLGMTAIPYGSGDVTDAIASAFGIRRYQAERLKCVHGSAIASPTDHREMVPVNAPNDPEPGAVGAGPVARHADDKNRIPRAELVSVMTVQLGQWMEEVGRALKALGFTGQRGQQIVLTGGGAELPGLADFAQGALGKPTRIGKPPQMTGLPEAHATPGFATLAGLVLYAAADPVDIRSVGPSYTPTTKYTGVALASRVVRALKEYF; encoded by the coding sequence ATGGCCACCCGCGCCATTCCGCAACGCCACGGCGCACCCAAGATCGTCAAGGTCTTCGGCGCGGTCAACATCGGCAGCTTTCGCGTTTCGGCGATGATCGTCGGGCTGTCCGAAACCGGCGAGATGATCGTGCTCGGCTCGGGCCATCGCGCCAGCCAGGGGGTCAAGCGTGGCTATGTCACCGATATGCAGGCCGCCACCCATGCGGTCCGCGACGCGATCGAGCGAGCCGAAAAGATCGCCGGGGTCTCGCTCCAGTCGGTATGGATCGGCTGCTCCGGGGCGGGGCTCGCCAGCACCCTGGCGCGGGTCGAGGTCGACATCGGCGGGCGGCGGATCGAGGCCGACGACATCGAGCACCTGCTCGTCGCCGGGCGCGAGGTGATCCAGCCCGACGGGCGGATGGTGCTTCACGCCCAGCCCGCGCACTACACGCTCGACGGCGCACACGGCGTGTCCAACCCCAAGGGCCTCCATGCCGAACGGCTCGCGGTCGATATCCACGTGATGCTGGCCGACGGCGCGCCTGTCCGCAACCTCACCGAATGCGTCCAGAACGCGCACTTGGAGGTCGAGGCGGTGGTCGGCTCGCCTGTCGCGGCGGGGCACGCCTGCTTGACGCCGGAGGAGCGCGAATTGGGGGTGGCGCTGGTCGAGTTCGGGGGCGAGGTCACCAACGTCTCGGTCTACATGGGTGGGATGCTGCTGGGGATGACCGCGATCCCCTACGGTTCGGGCGACGTTACCGATGCCATCGCCAGCGCCTTCGGTATTCGCCGTTATCAGGCCGAACGGCTCAAATGCGTTCACGGGTCGGCGATCGCCAGCCCGACCGACCATCGCGAGATGGTTCCCGTCAACGCCCCCAATGATCCCGAACCCGGCGCGGTCGGCGCCGGGCCGGTGGCGCGCCACGCTGACGACAAGAACCGGATTCCGCGCGCCGAACTGGTCAGTGTGATGACCGTCCAGCTCGGTCAGTGGATGGAGGAAGTCGGGCGGGCATTGAAGGCGCTCGGGTTCACCGGCCAGCGCGGCCAGCAGATCGTGCTGACCGGCGGCGGCGCCGAACTTCCCGGCCTTGCCGATTTCGCGCAAGGGGCGCTGGGCAAGCCGACCCGCATCGGCAAGCCGCCGCAGATGACCGGGCTGCCCGAAGCCCACGCCACGCCCGGTTTCGCCACGCTGGCCGGGCTGGTGCTCTATGCCGCGGCCGACCCGGTGGACATCCGCAGCGTGGGACCGAGTTATACGCCGACCACCAAGTACACCGGTGTTGCGCTAGCGAGCCGGGTGGTCCGTGCGCTGAAGGAGTATTTCTAG
- the ftsZ gene encoding cell division protein FtsZ translates to MSINIGPPKVDELRPRITVIGVGGAGGNAIANMINADIEGVDFIVANTDAQALNNSISEHRIQLGPDITQGLGAGSRPEVGRAAAEETLDEVERALEGAHMCFIAAGMGGGTGTGAAPVIAKAARDRGVLTVGVVTKPFLFEGTRRMRAADAGIEELQKHVDTLIVIPNQNLFLVAKAETTFKEAFSLADEVLQQGVRSITDLMVMPGLINLDFADVRSVMGEMGKAMMGTGEGSGENRALEAAERAISNPLLDGVSMQGAKGVIISIIGGEDMKLLEVDEAANHIRELVDPNANIIWGSAFNPDLQGKIRVSVVATGIEQSAEMAQEASRPYALPGTARGPAVPTSVVPQTLAAPEPAPATTSWNQAADTGLAAPTESSGHELPGAEGGFTGTPDAGDADSDQSAAHAGGAAAEDALDLELEIDEGRAEEDPVQDVKEPTSGYASLERLSSFGRKSVDDGLLGTADRLVEEDENLAPKVSRGISPLGKPDGGSGGGATLFERMANLSRGGRQAGPDAEEAEADEDTAESGGSLSIPRFLGRQNNQ, encoded by the coding sequence ATGAGCATAAATATCGGCCCACCCAAAGTGGATGAGCTGCGCCCCCGGATCACCGTGATTGGGGTCGGCGGTGCGGGCGGCAACGCCATCGCCAACATGATCAACGCCGATATCGAAGGTGTCGACTTCATCGTCGCCAACACCGACGCCCAGGCGCTGAACAATTCGATCAGCGAGCACCGTATCCAGCTTGGACCGGACATCACCCAGGGCCTTGGCGCAGGGTCGCGCCCCGAAGTGGGCCGCGCCGCCGCTGAGGAAACCCTCGACGAGGTCGAGCGCGCGCTGGAAGGCGCGCACATGTGTTTCATCGCTGCGGGTATGGGTGGGGGCACCGGTACCGGCGCGGCGCCGGTCATCGCCAAGGCCGCACGAGACAGGGGCGTGCTGACTGTGGGGGTGGTGACCAAGCCGTTCCTGTTCGAAGGCACCCGCCGGATGCGCGCCGCCGACGCGGGGATCGAGGAGCTGCAGAAGCACGTCGATACCCTGATCGTCATCCCCAACCAGAACCTGTTTCTGGTCGCCAAGGCCGAGACCACCTTCAAGGAGGCGTTCAGCCTGGCCGACGAGGTGCTCCAGCAGGGGGTGCGCTCGATCACCGACCTGATGGTGATGCCGGGCCTGATCAACCTCGACTTCGCAGACGTCCGCTCGGTGATGGGCGAGATGGGCAAGGCGATGATGGGCACCGGCGAGGGCAGCGGCGAGAACCGCGCGCTCGAGGCTGCCGAGCGCGCGATCTCCAACCCGCTTCTCGACGGCGTCTCGATGCAGGGCGCCAAGGGGGTGATCATCTCGATCATCGGCGGCGAAGACATGAAGCTGCTCGAAGTCGATGAAGCCGCCAACCACATCCGCGAGCTGGTCGATCCCAATGCCAACATCATCTGGGGTTCGGCCTTCAACCCCGATCTCCAGGGCAAGATCCGCGTCTCGGTCGTCGCCACTGGCATCGAGCAGAGCGCCGAGATGGCGCAGGAAGCCTCGCGTCCTTACGCTCTGCCCGGCACAGCGCGCGGGCCGGCGGTACCGACGTCCGTCGTGCCGCAGACCCTTGCCGCGCCCGAACCGGCTCCCGCGACAACATCGTGGAACCAGGCCGCCGATACAGGGCTGGCGGCTCCGACGGAATCGAGCGGGCACGAATTGCCCGGCGCCGAGGGCGGGTTCACGGGTACTCCGGACGCCGGCGATGCTGATAGCGACCAAAGCGCTGCGCACGCGGGCGGTGCGGCGGCCGAGGACGCGCTCGATCTCGAGCTCGAAATCGACGAGGGCCGCGCCGAGGAAGACCCGGTCCAAGATGTCAAGGAACCGACCAGCGGCTACGCTTCGCTTGAGAGGCTCTCTAGCTTTGGGCGCAAGTCGGTCGATGATGGCCTGCTGGGCACCGCCGATCGGTTAGTCGAGGAGGACGAAAACCTTGCGCCCAAGGTTTCGCGCGGGATTTCCCCGCTGGGCAAACCCGACGGCGGGTCTGGCGGCGGGGCGACGCTGTTCGAGCGAATGGCCAATCTTTCGCGCGGTGGACGCCAAGCCGGCCCCGACGCGGAAGAGGCGGAAGCGGACGAAGATACTGCGGAGAGCGGCGGATCGCTGAGCATCCCGCGCTTCCTGGGACGGCAGAACAATCAGTAA
- a CDS encoding SPOR domain-containing protein: protein MIAVSRKLRILWTASLALAAVLAGFGPARAQQDDADELDPVARAPYSNAVVQPLPSQQSYQLNAALTRLAANPRDIAALIDAGNAALALGDNDAALGFLGRADQLSPGDPRVKTALASALVKNEDPFAAIPLFDAAERAGARDGTLAGDRGLAYDLVGDNFSAQRYYRQALATAPASDEIVRRLALSQAIAGDRKGAEATLLTQLRRNDPAAWRTRAFMLAILGDTEEAVKIATGTMPRDLSAAMIPYLRYMGRLTPAQQAAAANFGHFPRAAQIGRDDPRVARYAALNPRKPPVPVAAVAAKSDAKTRKSKSDRLDRRRERVAERDPGTRGIISSPPVETRRVAAVAAGPAPAPASVPRQPVSTVRVAAATLPPPRFVQPPAYRPAPVPASAPAPALTPSPAQVSGPAMAGPSLSPAGPPSSFALSPAAGAALPIAAPTSGPSVNPPVTAAQAAASNLDLARRAQLAAVEQAPTPLPPPVAVPAISAPTVVPPPQVPPAPVPEPRRDLAAVFSDFRPPAEEQRAVEAVDLSKLPARTRKPTLADERGPIPDAPTGTRRIAAADPALSTAAKKGIDPKTGKPLKLAEKPTKPVVPSHPSRIWVQLGVGRDKSALGFDWRKLGKAQADVFKGKKPWTTPWGQTNRLLAGPFETQAAAQAFLKDVRKKDSDAFVWTSPAGQAVDALAAK, encoded by the coding sequence ATGATCGCGGTTTCGCGGAAATTACGGATCCTCTGGACCGCGTCGCTGGCGCTTGCCGCGGTGCTCGCCGGGTTCGGTCCTGCGCGCGCGCAGCAGGATGATGCCGACGAACTGGATCCGGTCGCCCGCGCGCCATATTCGAACGCGGTTGTGCAGCCGCTGCCGAGCCAGCAAAGCTACCAGCTCAACGCTGCGCTTACCCGGCTGGCCGCCAACCCCCGCGATATCGCGGCATTGATCGACGCGGGCAACGCCGCGCTGGCCCTGGGCGACAACGACGCGGCGCTTGGCTTCCTCGGGCGCGCCGATCAGCTTTCGCCGGGCGATCCCAGGGTCAAGACCGCACTGGCGAGCGCGCTGGTCAAGAACGAGGACCCGTTCGCGGCGATTCCGTTGTTCGATGCGGCGGAACGCGCCGGAGCGCGCGACGGCACCCTCGCTGGGGATCGCGGGCTGGCGTATGATCTAGTCGGCGACAATTTCAGCGCCCAGCGCTATTATCGCCAGGCGCTGGCTACCGCCCCGGCCAGCGACGAGATCGTCCGCCGCCTCGCGCTCAGCCAGGCGATCGCCGGTGACCGCAAGGGTGCCGAAGCAACGCTCCTTACCCAATTGCGCCGCAACGATCCCGCCGCCTGGCGGACCCGCGCCTTCATGCTCGCGATTCTGGGCGATACCGAAGAGGCGGTAAAAATCGCCACCGGCACGATGCCGCGCGACCTCTCCGCCGCGATGATCCCTTATCTTCGCTACATGGGTCGCCTGACCCCCGCGCAGCAGGCCGCAGCGGCCAACTTCGGCCATTTTCCCCGCGCCGCCCAGATCGGCCGTGATGACCCGCGAGTGGCGCGCTACGCCGCTCTCAATCCTCGCAAGCCCCCGGTCCCGGTGGCTGCCGTGGCCGCCAAGAGCGATGCCAAAACCCGGAAATCCAAGAGCGATCGCCTGGACCGCCGCCGCGAGCGCGTGGCCGAGCGCGATCCCGGCACCAGGGGCATCATAAGTTCACCCCCGGTTGAAACCCGCAGGGTCGCGGCGGTTGCGGCCGGGCCAGCTCCGGCACCGGCTTCAGTTCCGCGCCAGCCCGTGTCGACGGTGCGGGTGGCCGCGGCGACTTTACCTCCGCCCAGATTCGTCCAGCCACCAGCCTACCGTCCGGCCCCGGTTCCAGCCTCAGCTCCGGCTCCGGCCTTAACTCCCAGCCCCGCGCAAGTGTCTGGACCGGCGATGGCGGGGCCTTCGCTCAGTCCGGCTGGCCCCCCGTCCAGCTTCGCGCTTTCTCCAGCGGCGGGCGCCGCGTTGCCGATCGCTGCCCCGACCTCGGGGCCTTCCGTCAATCCTCCGGTGACCGCTGCACAAGCGGCCGCGAGCAATCTCGATCTGGCGCGGCGCGCACAACTGGCGGCGGTCGAGCAAGCGCCGACTCCATTGCCTCCGCCGGTTGCTGTTCCGGCGATCTCTGCCCCGACCGTAGTTCCGCCCCCACAAGTTCCGCCCGCGCCGGTGCCCGAGCCGCGCCGTGACCTGGCCGCCGTGTTCAGCGATTTCCGCCCCCCCGCCGAAGAGCAGCGGGCGGTCGAGGCGGTCGACCTCAGCAAGCTCCCGGCTCGGACCAGAAAGCCGACTTTGGCGGACGAGCGAGGGCCGATTCCCGACGCTCCGACTGGGACCCGGCGGATTGCCGCCGCCGATCCCGCGCTCTCGACGGCGGCCAAGAAGGGCATCGATCCGAAGACCGGCAAGCCGCTCAAGCTGGCGGAGAAGCCGACGAAACCGGTGGTACCGAGCCATCCCAGTCGGATCTGGGTCCAACTCGGGGTCGGGCGTGATAAGAGCGCGCTGGGCTTCGATTGGCGCAAGCTTGGCAAGGCGCAGGCCGACGTTTTCAAGGGTAAAAAGCCCTGGACCACGCCGTGGGGTCAGACCAACCGTCTGCTGGCGGGGCCATTCGAAACTCAGGCGGCGGCTCAGGCGTTCCTCAAGGATGTCCGCAAGAAAGACAGCGACGCGTTCGTCTGGACCAGCCCGGCCGGGCAGGCGGTCGACGCGCTGGCGGCGAAGTAG
- a CDS encoding YbjN domain-containing protein: MSDQREIEDGDGAPVDVLASLFDARGWDYEFISDEEILGEIQGSWASYQLRAIWRTEDNVLQLLCLPDIRVPDDKRGGVYEVLSLINEQVWLGHFDLWSNGGVLLYRHGLMLGEDGLLTIAQAQTVIEAAIDECDRFYPAFQFILWGDKTPAEALASAMVDAQGEA; this comes from the coding sequence ATGAGTGACCAGCGCGAGATCGAAGATGGCGACGGTGCCCCCGTCGACGTGCTCGCTTCGCTGTTCGATGCGCGTGGATGGGATTACGAATTCATCTCCGACGAGGAAATCCTCGGCGAAATCCAGGGCAGTTGGGCCAGCTATCAGCTCCGCGCGATCTGGCGGACCGAGGACAACGTCCTGCAATTGCTGTGTCTTCCCGACATCCGCGTGCCCGACGACAAGCGTGGCGGGGTCTACGAGGTGCTCAGCCTGATCAACGAGCAGGTTTGGCTCGGCCACTTCGATTTGTGGTCGAACGGTGGCGTCTTGCTGTATCGGCACGGCCTCATGCTGGGTGAGGACGGCCTTTTGACCATCGCGCAGGCGCAAACCGTGATCGAGGCGGCGATCGACGAATGCGACCGCTTCTACCCTGCGTTCCAGTTCATCCTGTGGGGCGACAAGACCCCCGCCGAGGCCTTGGCGAGCGCGATGGTCGATGCGCAGGGCGAGGCGTGA
- a CDS encoding pyrroline-5-carboxylate reductase, whose product MRTLLVGCGNMGRALLDGWLAARVLAPAEVTVLDPLATPPEGVAIVREPPAARFDLVVLAIKPQQFGELAPDLAPLADGALVLSILAGTSCAQLAAGLPGARVARIMANLAAAFGQSPVALFASPGILSEPDRVLLDRLGGALGELQWLTNEEQFHAFIALGGSGPGFVYRLLEAFAKGGAELGIEPGASAAMALAMVRGAGELAARSGADFGELAARVASPGGTTRAGLDELERDGAADRLVAATLRAARDRSAEMARSG is encoded by the coding sequence GTGAGAACCCTCCTCGTCGGCTGCGGCAACATGGGCCGGGCGCTGCTCGACGGATGGCTGGCGGCCAGGGTGCTGGCACCGGCAGAGGTCACCGTGCTCGATCCCCTGGCCACACCGCCCGAAGGCGTGGCGATCGTGCGCGAACCGCCCGCCGCGCGGTTCGATCTGGTCGTGTTGGCGATCAAGCCGCAGCAGTTCGGCGAACTTGCGCCGGATCTGGCGCCGCTGGCCGATGGAGCGCTGGTCCTCTCGATCCTCGCGGGGACGAGCTGTGCGCAACTGGCTGCCGGTCTTCCAGGTGCGCGAGTGGCGCGGATCATGGCCAACCTGGCCGCGGCGTTCGGCCAATCACCTGTCGCGCTGTTCGCCTCGCCGGGGATCCTGAGCGAACCCGACCGGGTGCTGCTCGACCGGCTCGGCGGCGCACTCGGCGAGCTGCAATGGCTGACGAACGAAGAGCAGTTCCATGCCTTTATCGCGCTGGGCGGATCGGGTCCCGGGTTCGTCTATCGCCTGCTCGAGGCATTCGCCAAGGGCGGAGCCGAACTCGGCATCGAACCGGGCGCATCGGCCGCGATGGCGCTGGCGATGGTCCGCGGCGCCGGCGAACTCGCCGCTCGGTCGGGAGCGGATTTCGGCGAACTTGCGGCGCGGGTCGCCTCGCCCGGCGGCACCACCCGGGCGGGATTGGACGAACTCGAGCGCGATGGCGCGGCGGACAGGCTCGTCGCCGCCACTTTGCGCGCAGCCCGCGATCGCAGCGCGGAGATGGCCCGCAGCGGCTGA
- a CDS encoding Bax inhibitor-1/YccA family protein, whose translation MANWNDPQPTKVGFGGSPTLNGDVIGRAGAIDQGLRSHMLSIYNYMASGVLLSGAVALLFQGVAAQMMLDRNPLMWLIMLAPLGFVFAISLGANRFSTATLQALFWGFATVMGLSLSTIFVVYTGASIATTFFAAAAAFAGLSLVGYTTKKDLSGMGSFLIMGVVGLLVASIINIFLKSPGLYWAISFLGVLIFAGLTAYDTQKLKQQYDYVRGTEFAGKAVVLGALTLYLDFINMFQFLLSFMGDRR comes from the coding sequence ATGGCTAACTGGAACGATCCTCAGCCCACCAAAGTGGGCTTCGGCGGGTCTCCGACTTTGAACGGCGATGTGATCGGGCGTGCTGGCGCGATCGATCAGGGCCTGCGCAGTCATATGCTTTCGATTTACAACTACATGGCCTCGGGCGTGCTGCTCTCGGGCGCGGTCGCGTTGCTTTTCCAAGGCGTCGCGGCGCAGATGATGCTCGATCGCAATCCTTTGATGTGGCTGATCATGCTGGCGCCGCTCGGTTTCGTGTTCGCGATCAGCCTGGGCGCCAACCGTTTCTCGACCGCCACCCTTCAGGCGCTGTTCTGGGGCTTCGCGACGGTCATGGGCCTGTCGTTGTCGACGATCTTCGTGGTCTATACCGGGGCCTCGATCGCGACGACGTTCTTCGCCGCCGCCGCCGCCTTCGCAGGGCTCAGCCTGGTTGGCTATACCACCAAAAAGGACCTGTCCGGCATGGGCAGCTTCCTGATCATGGGCGTTGTCGGGCTGTTGGTGGCCTCGATCATCAACATCTTTCTGAAATCGCCTGGGCTCTACTGGGCGATCAGCTTCCTCGGTGTACTGATCTTCGCGGGCCTGACCGCCTACGACACGCAGAAGCTCAAGCAGCAGTACGACTATGTCCGCGGGACCGAATTCGCGGGCAAGGCAGTGGTGCTGGGCGCGCTGACGCTTTACCTCGACTTCATCAACATGTTCCAATTCCTGCTCAGCTTCATGGGCGACCGCCGCTAG